TGAGCCTTTTACTCTATTCACATAATGACTTGTCAAGCAGTTAAGACTGTTTTGATGATAGTTGTCTTTCCAAGTTGTGTTGGAGCATGTTATATATTCCGTACATTCAGGGAATGAGTTATTGCTTAATTCCATCTTATCTCCTATTACCTTGACCCTCCTTATTGCTTTGGTGGTTTTAGACAAAGACTTGCTTCATATTACCTCCGTTTcgaaatgatctttacactttcaaCTTTtgtctgtttcataatgttctttacattgtgCTTTATGCTATTTTTGGAGATGAAATTTAACTATCTTGCCCATTTTACCCTTTTACTTTTACAACTTTCAACTTActctatttttttcttacacccacccatCTTTTTACACATTCTCTCTTACTTTGcctatatattttattatattcatccACCTTTTTACACACTCTCCctcttttgtcttaatatttgtgtaaaTAGTAACCATAAAGATCATTATGAAACAGAGGTATTATGTGATATGAACAGTTAAATAGTAATGATTATCTCCTATTTATTTGGAAAATGGAAACTATGATTTTTGTTACTGTTCAGCCAACTAGTTTAAGATTCCATTGATTTTCATTAGATAGCACCAGGGCTTAAAGCCTTGAAGTATGGTGGTTATGATCCAGCAaggttatttttgttttgttcctAATTTTAGGAAGTAAATCAAAGTCTCACGAATTTGTGTAGGGTGAACAAGACGGGACCCCATCGGCATAGCCACATTTTAGGTAAGAATTGAATCCGAGGACTTACATATTAGGGACTGAAGTCAGGGTTGGTGGATGGGCAAAGGTGCCAGTTTCAGGAGGGGTTAGAGGTGAGAAGAGGAGGGAGGGCGGGGGTGGGGGGGTTGAGAACCTAGTAAGCTATTACCCTTATTTGGTAGTCATGTAATAGTCTACCCAACTTTTTAAATGATAGTTCTTACTTCTAAGTGTGGTCTCACAATTGCTAGAAGATCTGTCTCTAAAGGGATGTTTGGCACTTGGTGGCGCTAACTAATATTGAAACATGGTGATAAGGTTGTTCTTCGAGAAATTACTAACAAAACATCGAGGTTCTCTAAATATAAAACCAATCAATgacttttttctcttttttatgtGGGGGTAGGGGTGatttcaaaaaaatcaaaatagtgTAAGAATTACATGGACCTATAACCAGAATAGGATGGTCTTATAACCAACAATTTTGCTGTGAACCTAAACTTCTCAAAAGGAAAgacaattaaaattaaagatTAAGAGCAACATAAAATGCTAACAATATTGTTGATTTTTCCTGTCTAGTTCAGTCTAACGAAACTTAGTACTTCATCGTTGATCCAGCTGTACCTTGCCATGAAAGGATTTACAATTTTTTCCGCAGGGTATTCATCTATGCAGTCATCCCAGGCATTCCTGTCCTTCAAATCCCGCATTACCTCCCACAAACAATTGTTGCACTTGAATCCTGCCCCAAGACTGATCATGAGAATCTTATCGCCTTTCTTGAGTCTCTTTTTAGCCTCCATGTAACCCAGAACATACCAGAAGCCAGCGGCTGAGGTATTCCCCCATCTGTGTAGTGTCATCCTAGCAGGTTCCAAATCATAATCACTGAGCTGCAATCCTTTTCCAGTACTATCAATAACTGCTCTACCACCTGGATGTATGCAGAAGTGTTGAATACCAGCCTTGAAATTCAATCCTTTCCCAGCTTTTTCAAGTTCACCCTTTGTCCAACAACTAGATACAATAAAATACCGGATTAGCTCCCAAAGAGGTATGATCCTAGGCACTAGCACCTTAAGATTCTCAGTAAGGGCTTGAGCAGCTGCCTTTGGGAGGTGCCTAGTGAGACAAAATCCAGGGTACCCCTCATCGTCTTCTTTTTGAAAGCAACACTTGTATGCCGCATCGTCTGCTCCAAGGTGGGTTCTCAATAAGTAGTTGAGCTTGATGATAGCACGATGTTTCAAATGTCTGTTGTTTGAGAAGAGCATCGAGCAACCCCCTGTGCGGAACAGGCAGTTGGAGAGCATGAAGGATCGGTCTCTGCCCGTGTACCAGTTTGTTCCCATGGATTCAGTGCTAACAATAATAGCATTCATATTCTTGTGTACTTTAAACAGTTGCTGGACCATATCAATGGCAATGAGGCTTGCACTACAACCCATTCCCGTGACATTAAACGTCTTAATGTCGTGCCGCATCTTGTAACGGTTAACAACCCGGGATGTGAGGGAGGGGATTGTAGCTAGCAAGGAGACGTTGACGATGAGGATATCAACATCTGTTGGGGATATCCCTGATTTATCAAATAGCTTGTCAAGTGTTGCAAAGATGATTTCATCCATCTCCTCCAGGGAATCAGTAAGAGTAGGACTTGCTTCTCTACCTTCAAGGACATTTTTGGGACAGTAAGTTGACTCTCCAATGCCAGAACTCACCATGGTTTTCAACAGGTACCTAAATTCCTCTATACGGAGTCTTTTATTACGGAATACGATGCTGGCACACGATTCAGTGCTTAGCTTCCTATCTTCCGGAGGCTTGAAGCACTCGTAGTGAAGCATGTAGCAGCATTGATCCCTCTTTTTAATGACCCGCTTGCAGAGAAGGTAAGCGATGTACAAGACAGGAAAGAGATAGAGTGCTGTGAGAAGTTCCATGAGAGGAAACAGATAGAAAGAAGAAAGAGATTTGAAAAAAAATGATACACTGATGctttttaaatatattttgtgGGAATGGGTGTTGTGTGTTTAGTGCCTCTTTATAAGAGTTATTTAGCATAAATAACGTATTATCTTGTTTCGGTTAACTTTTAGTGTCTTCCCTATCCCTTTCGATCTGTCTGTATCTCTCTCACTAACTCAGGACATGGGCTTGACTCATTATAGATTATGGAAGCATTAATAACAATGCCAACTAACAATTACCCTTGTATTCTTACAGGTCCAGGCTGTTTAATTTCTTATGCCTTCTGTTTTAAGCAGTAAAAAAAGTTTCTCATATTGAACTCTCTCAACAACTCTTCCAGTCTTCCTCCCTCTTAAGAATTTATGTATTTGGTAGACAGTGGCCCACTTTGTATTAATTCTATTAATTATATCCCTAAACTGCAAAGCTTAATCTCCCCCATCCCTTTTTTTCCCATTCCCTTCATTGTTGTTATTTTAGATTCCAGGTATCTGACGTGTATCGGATATGTTCATTACATTATATTATATTGGATAAAACTTTGCTTTGACATGTTTCTGATCTATTGCAGTTTATACTTGAGATTCAGGCTTCTCTATTGGGTAATGTTGCAGAAATAATTAGAAAAGAATGATTGATTGCTACGAGAAGCGAGGTAATCATGAATGttaggattttttttctttctatggTATAGGCAGAAAGAAATTTGAAATGCTGGATATCTGTACTTAATTTTGTGTTTCTTCTTTTTCTGTGAATCATGAGCTACAAAAGATATGATATACTTATCCTTTTTCGGATTATTTTGCTCTCAAATGAATGTGCCCTTTGTGATTATTGACTTGGTCCTGTGTAGTGATTTTATTACAGACAAATGTCTTTATTTACTGTCAGAACTGTCATCATTTAGATCATGGCAGTAAATATAGTAAGAAATGCCCTCTCACAACTGAACTTTGTAATTGGCTGCTTAAAGATTTTACTGTGTGACTATTAATTTGCAGATTATTTCTTTTTACTGCTTTTTGCAGAGTTAGCAGCCAACCAAGCGGGCATCAACCAACTCATATTTGGTAAGTTTATTTACTGCTATCTCTATCGTTGTTCCTCCTTTGGCCACTACGCCTAATGGAACCCCCAAAAGGTAGCTAAGTAATTCCTTGTTATGTCACCCTGGACATTCCAAATTAAGTGCACTTACATTTGTAGGTATTCTATACTCGTTTGCTATTACGTATAATTTTCAAGCAAGTCCCGTCTTCTGATGGATTTGTTTCGGGAAGTAGCTTgtccttttgtatgtgtattgaCTATTGACAAAGGGAGGGAGTCATTCTGGTTGACTGGTGACTGGTGACTGGTGAACAACCCCCCTCCCCAACGCCGCAGCCTTAAATCCTTAAGAAAGATACACACCTTCCTGTTATAGAATTTGTTTTACTTTAATTAATGAGGTACACTAGGTTAATAGGTGGTTGTGTGTCTTCTTCTTCAAACGATTGTCCTAAATCCTAATCATACAATGTATTAATAGAAAAATGACACGTGAATACACATGAATATTGCGTTTTCTAGTGCGTTTTCTAGAAGGTTTTGGCTAGAGCTAGGAGCGAGTACCGaactatatattttaaaatttaattttcaacTCCTTTCCTTTATCTATCAGCGATTTGGCTAATAAAAACTGCTATGTGCTTTTTAACCAAGGATGTGTAGTTGTGTACTATTGACACCAGTTAAACTCGTCTGTTGCAGGGTGTTGAAGAATAAGGATGACATAACCTAAAGGTTCAATTGCAGATCTCTCTTACACAACTATCAGGAAACAGACCTTCCTTTCTTGGCAAGAATTTCGGATAATGAACGAGTGACTTTACAGTTTACAGTCCTTAAAAATTCGGTTGTCAACCCTTCAAAATGTACCATAATGCTGCAGTCTTATGTTGTACCCATGTATACTTGTACGAAGTATTAGGTGTAAccatgagttttttttttttttttttttttttttttctcatttggAAATCATTTCATATTCTCCGAAAAAACTAAATAAACTTTTGGGTACACCTAGCTTTAAGTGTACCCGATTATAAGACGGAGATGCACAGACTAAAGTCGGATAGTCCAATCAGAGATTAATTTAACGTTGCGTAAGTAGgaatttttattttccttttatgAATCTGCTACCTACTGCAATAAATTAGGGCAATAAATGTTAGAGATGGGTGATTAAATAGCGAAAATGAGTGAACACATCTCTTTTTCATATCTAACTCCATCAACAATGAATAATTTTCATAAATTACACTCCCAACCAAAAACTACATTTGCGGAACATTAAagccattctttttatttttaagaaTAATAACACACATAGAACTATAAAAGTGTACTACTTAATAAAAGTTCATTTGAAACTTAATGGAATTTTATAGACTTGTCAATTCTTGTCCTTTTCTTATAGGTTCATCTTATTCAATGTTTAGTTGGGAGAGGAGATGTGAACTTAAAATTTTGTGGAGTATAGAAATAACTTTCCCATGGTTTATTAATTTAGCGTATTCGAATGATGAACGATGAGGGAATTGGAATATTCATAGCATATTTTAATAAATGTTTGTGTACGTGTCACGAAGAGTGTAGTAGAGATCATCCTCATCATTCATCAATATCAATAATATTGAGGTGACCAATTCAAACAATGGTGAGAGATACCTGAATTGAATTGGGACATATCACATATGACCTTACCTTAGGAAACGATTAGACTAGGCAACTGTTTAGTCTCttgtttgatttatttttcGGATTTGTTTTGGATCCCGTGAATGAACAAGTACCGAACACAATAGATATAGATGGATCATGGATGTAAGAACTTGAACAAAATTGGAGAAGCCATTTTTGGCAATGAAGTCAAAATTAGATGAAAACAAGCTCCCAAAATGTAATGAAACAACAATTGTCTTCCTCACCTTAACGTAGAACATGCATATATAAATACTTAATTAGTATGGCCACTTTccgccaaaaaagaaaaaaaagaaatagtaTGGCCCTTAATTACTTTCCAAAGGgaaaaaaacaattattttagCATGCCTATAAAATACTATGAAGGATAAATTTCTCTTAgacaaaaggaatagaaaaaCAAAACTACTCCCGGAAGGTTCTACTCAAAACTAGACTAGAAAGAAATTAACTTTACAAGTTCGAGAATCATATGACAATAAGGGGAATAATTCTTTATCTTTATACTTCATTTGTtcataaatactcgcaacgttggtaattttacactattcacatattccacTTTGTCTATtattggtgatttatatgtcaactaaaaaatagttatgtgagatcttgttagattcgtctcaatacgtactttaaaaatatcaacttttcataattttttcttgaagagaatttaagatattgaTGATCtaaattgtgcattggcatgcgtaaaagtgacaaacgttgcgagtatttatgaatggaggaagtattaaaaCTATTAACTCTCTCATCTTTTATCGACGTGGGACACTTAAATGTGTTGTTTGAGAAGACTATACTTCAACAACTGCGCATATAACCCATTGGTGAATGATGATGCAATAACATAAGCTGCCTTAATAGATTCTTTGAGTATCCAACTTGAATGCAAACCACCCAATTGACCTGATCTAATTAGATGTCTTAGATTTAGAGTTCTTCATACTTAGTCCCTGTTCTTTTTGGATTAATTGTAGTATCAAGACTTATTTGGTAGTTTTGTTCAAGAGCattcagttaagttaagttaagttaagttgagttcagtttaattcaattcaattcaacttattattattattattattattattattattattattattattattattattattataatattattattattattattattattattattattattattattattattactattaatttaaattatttatatttagtcattgattattaatttatcaattattacggagtaattattttttattttttatttattttttttatttactattttttcatgaaatgcccctgagtttTAAGGAAACTCACCAAATGTCATCAGGTTTCAATAATACATAAAAATACCACTATTTCAAAACTCAATACACCAAATAACCCTATTTCAACTTAATACACCAATATCCTTAATGACGTCATCAACCCGATAATCAACCAATTAACGTCTAATTAACCCACCAAATCCCTAATTAACACCCCTAATCAACCCATCCATTAACAAACATAATTAGCTCATCCATTAACCCACccacttctttttcttttctctctcccttttcctTCTTCTATTAACCCATCACCGCCCTTAATTCACAAATTGAAAACACCAAATCTGATATTCATCGTCCATATTGTCACACAGCTTAACCAACATTTGAAAACAATAATCAACTCATCCCTAATACATCTATCAACAAATTGAAACAATAA
This sequence is a window from Spinacia oleracea cultivar Varoflay chromosome 1, BTI_SOV_V1, whole genome shotgun sequence. Protein-coding genes within it:
- the LOC110793626 gene encoding 3-ketoacyl-CoA synthase 19, with translation MELLTALYLFPVLYIAYLLCKRVIKKRDQCCYMLHYECFKPPEDRKLSTESCASIVFRNKRLRIEEFRYLLKTMVSSGIGESTYCPKNVLEGREASPTLTDSLEEMDEIIFATLDKLFDKSGISPTDVDILIVNVSLLATIPSLTSRVVNRYKMRHDIKTFNVTGMGCSASLIAIDMVQQLFKVHKNMNAIIVSTESMGTNWYTGRDRSFMLSNCLFRTGGCSMLFSNNRHLKHRAIIKLNYLLRTHLGADDAAYKCCFQKEDDEGYPGFCLTRHLPKAAAQALTENLKVLVPRIIPLWELIRYFIVSSCWTKGELEKAGKGLNFKAGIQHFCIHPGGRAVIDSTGKGLQLSDYDLEPARMTLHRWGNTSAAGFWYVLGYMEAKKRLKKGDKILMISLGAGFKCNNCLWEVMRDLKDRNAWDDCIDEYPAEKIVNPFMARYSWINDEVLSFVRLN